The Balneolales bacterium ANBcel1 genomic sequence CGGGGCTGGTGGATCCGCACTCTCATGTCGGTGAAGGTGATGGCGGCGACCGCTCATCGGCCATGCATCCTGACGTGCGCATCCTGGATACCATCAACCCCGGAAGCGACACTTTTCGAAAAGCGCTGGCCGGAGGGATTACCTCTGTCAATGTGATGCCGGGATCGGGTCACCTCATAAGCGGCCAGACCGTCTACCTGAAATTGCGCCGCGTGAATACCGTGGAAGAGATGCTGGTATACGTGGATGAGGAGAACGGGATTTATGGCGGACTCAAGATGGCCAACGGCACAAATCCCCTGCGGCAGCCTCCGTTTCCCGGCACCCGGGCCAGATCGGCTGCCATGGTAAGGGCTCTGTTTATCCAGGCTATGGAATACCGTGACAGGATGGCCGCGGCGGCATCCGATCCGGAGCGTATGCCCGATCGTAACCTGACCCTGGAGACTCTTGTGGAAGTGCTTGACGGCAAGCGGATTGTGCATAACCACACCCATCGCCACGACGATATCCTCACCGCTATCCGGTTGGCGGATGAATTCGGATACCGCATGGTGTTGCATCATGTTACCGATGCATGGAAAGTGGCGGATGAAATCGCCGCATCCGGATATCCCGCTTCCATTATCTACATCGACTCGCCCGGGGGGAAGATGGAGGCGGTTAACCTGCTTCCAAAATCGGCACCCGTTCTAGAGCAAGCTGGTGTTGATTTCGGTTTCCACACCGACGACGGCGTTACCGATTCGCGGCTGTTCCTCCGCTCACCGGCATTCGGAATGCGCGAGGGGTTGAGCCACCAGAAAGCCCTTGAATCGGTGACTATCGCCAATGCCAGGCAAATGGACATGGAGGATCGGGTCGGCTCCCTGGAAAAAGGCAAGGATGCGGATTTTATCATTTTGTCGGGGGATCCGTTCAGCGTCTACACCCGGGTGCTGCAAACATGGATCGAAGGAACCAGGGTTTGGGATTATGACGATCCGGAAGATCGCAAATTTGCCACCGGCGGTTACAATGTGTTTAACGGCGGCGGCTACGGGCATCACCGTTGACCTCCCCGATCCAACCGCACATGAACACACCTGCCCGGATAATAACCGGTGAATGAACCTCCGCCATCAGATACGGCACCATCCATCAGACCATAAACTCCCATGAAGCGTAATATCACCCCTGTCTTGATCGCACTTTCGGCTGCGGCGGTAATAGCGTTTTTTTACCCGCCTGAACTGAACGCGCAAATTGCGGTAACCGCCGATACCCTGTATACCATGGAAGGTCCGCCTGTTACCAATGGTGTCGTTCTGATACGTGACGGACGCATTGAGCAGGCCGGTCGGCGTGACGACCTCGCCATCCCGCAGGGCTACAAGCAATACAATGCACAAGTAGTAACCCCGGGACTTATTGACGCGCGTACTGTTGTCGGTCTGGCAGGGTATTACAACCAGGACCACGACCAGGATCAGCTTGAGTATTCGCATGCACTGCAACCGGATCTGCGTGCTTTTGACGCGTATAACGCACGAGAGGAGTTGGTCGGTTTTCTGCGTCAAAACGGTATCACCACCATGCACACGGGACATGCCCCCGGCGCGGTAATCAGCGGCCAGACCATGATCGTAAAAACGGTCGGCCATACCATCGACCAGGCCATTATCGACTCGACTACCGCGCTTGCCATCACCCTGGGCTCAACCGTCGGAAACAACTTTGACACACCCGGCACCAGGGCCAAAGGAGTTGCCATGCTGCGTCAGGAACTCATCAGAGCAAGGGAATACAGTGAAAAACGCGAAAACGAAGATGCGGGCGGCAGGCCCGGCACGGACCTCAAGCTTGAGGCGCTCGCCGGGATGCTTGAAGGGAAAACCCGTGCGCTTATCACCGCCCAGCGCTCCCAGGATATCATGACGGCGCTTCGCCTGCGTGACGAGTTCGGATTTCCCCTGATCCTGGATGGTGCCGCGGAATCTTTCATGCTCATTGAAGAGCTTACAACCGCCGATGTGCCGGTACTGATCCATCCTACCATGGCCAGAACCAGGGGTGATATGGAAAATGCCGCTTTCGATACCGCTTCAAAACTGGCGGAAGCGGGCATTCTTTTTGCATTTCAAAGCGGATACGAATCCTATGTCCCGAAAACCCGTGTGGTACTGTTTGAAGCAGCTATTGCTGTTGCAAATGGCTTGAACCGGATTCAGGCACTGGAAGGCCTTACGGTCAATCCCGCCGCAATCTTGAATATTTCGGACAGGGTCGGGTCCATTGCCCCCGGCAAGGACGCCGATCTGGTGCTGTTCAACGGCGATCCCTTCGAATACACCAGTCGGCCTACGCATGTGATTATCAACGGGGAAGTGGTGTACGAGTTTGAATAATCAGGAAATCGGGAACCGACAGGTAAAGGTACTTCCCTCTCCCTGTTTGGTTTGGAGCTCAATCGTACCTCCAAGGCGCTCAACGAGCATATGTACGGCGTAGAGTCCCAGACCGGTTGAAGCTTCTCCACCCGTAGGCTGCGCCGACAGCCGGGCGAACATCTGATACAATTTTTGCCGATCCTCTTCGGAAAAACCCGGACCGGTGTCCGATACCTTCA encodes the following:
- a CDS encoding amidohydrolase family protein produces the protein MSFLQGSSRAWRRIIRTIVYWAAGCWLLYAGLSTPASAQQNTLAFTGAEVITVTGATYENGVLLVRDGIILEAGSVETVTIPPDAEVVDVTGKVIMPGLVDPHSHVGEGDGGDRSSAMHPDVRILDTINPGSDTFRKALAGGITSVNVMPGSGHLISGQTVYLKLRRVNTVEEMLVYVDEENGIYGGLKMANGTNPLRQPPFPGTRARSAAMVRALFIQAMEYRDRMAAAASDPERMPDRNLTLETLVEVLDGKRIVHNHTHRHDDILTAIRLADEFGYRMVLHHVTDAWKVADEIAASGYPASIIYIDSPGGKMEAVNLLPKSAPVLEQAGVDFGFHTDDGVTDSRLFLRSPAFGMREGLSHQKALESVTIANARQMDMEDRVGSLEKGKDADFIILSGDPFSVYTRVLQTWIEGTRVWDYDDPEDRKFATGGYNVFNGGGYGHHR
- a CDS encoding amidohydrolase family protein, coding for MKRNITPVLIALSAAAVIAFFYPPELNAQIAVTADTLYTMEGPPVTNGVVLIRDGRIEQAGRRDDLAIPQGYKQYNAQVVTPGLIDARTVVGLAGYYNQDHDQDQLEYSHALQPDLRAFDAYNAREELVGFLRQNGITTMHTGHAPGAVISGQTMIVKTVGHTIDQAIIDSTTALAITLGSTVGNNFDTPGTRAKGVAMLRQELIRAREYSEKRENEDAGGRPGTDLKLEALAGMLEGKTRALITAQRSQDIMTALRLRDEFGFPLILDGAAESFMLIEELTTADVPVLIHPTMARTRGDMENAAFDTASKLAEAGILFAFQSGYESYVPKTRVVLFEAAIAVANGLNRIQALEGLTVNPAAILNISDRVGSIAPGKDADLVLFNGDPFEYTSRPTHVIINGEVVYEFE